One Acidobacteriota bacterium genomic window carries:
- a CDS encoding tetratricopeptide repeat protein: MHNEDAEELLKRIFGESAKADAAEPSGESMSPLRAAGWTNDNQRPFAALKDGDVIGGEYKYTIHKLVGRGGFGEVYLAHFLEGKWLCALKTIRSDLLPHPASRKAFKKEALLWVNLEDHPFIVAARVVHEFSRRLFVNMDYIAPDANGRVSLADHLACTSGPIDSVDSLKWAIQFCYGMEHAFQRGIRCHRDIKPTNILIAPDGNLKISDFGLALAAEMAWKEETGPVATDNGKGGAGLSLLVTEGKRICGTPGYIAPEVLLGGTAGVRSDIYSFGLVLWQMAKGSHAPPFQVPYSKAANMDDYLQRVLEQQIKGQAPPSGGPMQMAIERCLASEPSRRYESFNELRLELEQILFRRTGRAVELPKDADRISGFWTIKGMSLHELGRHEDAIVCFDKAIELDPHDVGAWNSKGIAHVALGRIQEAMTCYDEALRTDPKCAAAWNNKGNVLKKLGRYQEALAFYANALEIDSQSPISWKNEGNILCELERYEEALGCFDNSVRIDPHNASAWTARAAALNELDRLEEAKTCLAKAAEIDPQIRDDWNRTDAEIDPQCRDDRNRIAAERVDREMALVTFEPGAAAWADQGMTLFQPGKYDDAVTCFAKALEIDPRYGAAWLNMGDALHNLGRYEEAVRCYSQVLGIDPLSASAWDSKAIALGFLGRFEEALACCNRTLEIEPSFTGAWGHKGQLLGILGRYGEAIESSTRGLELNPQDVICWKNTGMALDALGRHDEAIGCYTEILEIDPQDHHVWVYRGKALAEVSRFDEAMKCFDKALEIDPEFIDALENMRKVSKLARPGPGPTDEDIPN; the protein is encoded by the coding sequence ATGCACAACGAAGACGCAGAGGAACTCCTCAAGCGCATTTTCGGTGAATCAGCGAAGGCAGACGCTGCCGAACCCAGCGGGGAATCGATGTCTCCACTAAGGGCCGCCGGATGGACTAACGACAACCAGAGACCATTTGCAGCGTTGAAAGATGGTGACGTCATTGGTGGCGAATACAAATACACGATACACAAGCTGGTTGGCAGAGGCGGCTTCGGAGAAGTGTACTTAGCGCACTTCTTGGAGGGCAAATGGCTTTGCGCACTCAAGACAATTCGTTCAGATCTTCTTCCGCATCCTGCGTCCAGGAAAGCTTTTAAGAAAGAGGCCCTCCTCTGGGTCAATCTCGAGGATCATCCGTTCATTGTGGCTGCCCGAGTCGTGCACGAGTTTTCGCGGCGTTTGTTTGTGAATATGGACTATATAGCCCCCGACGCGAACGGACGAGTGAGTTTAGCAGACCATCTCGCCTGTACGAGTGGGCCAATCGATTCAGTTGATTCTCTCAAGTGGGCGATACAGTTCTGTTATGGAATGGAACACGCTTTTCAGCGAGGCATCAGGTGCCACAGGGATATCAAACCGACGAACATCTTGATCGCTCCGGACGGGAATCTCAAAATCAGCGACTTTGGGTTGGCTCTAGCAGCAGAGATGGCCTGGAAAGAGGAGACTGGTCCGGTAGCCACTGACAACGGTAAAGGCGGCGCCGGGTTGAGTTTGCTCGTAACCGAGGGCAAGAGGATTTGCGGGACGCCGGGTTACATTGCACCAGAGGTACTTCTTGGGGGAACTGCTGGTGTCCGAAGCGATATTTACAGCTTTGGACTGGTATTGTGGCAAATGGCAAAGGGCAGTCACGCTCCACCGTTCCAGGTACCTTATAGCAAGGCTGCAAACATGGATGACTATTTACAGAGAGTACTTGAGCAACAGATCAAAGGGCAAGCACCTCCTTCGGGAGGACCAATGCAAATGGCCATCGAGCGTTGTCTTGCATCGGAACCTTCACGGCGTTATGAGAGCTTCAACGAGTTGCGGCTCGAACTGGAGCAAATCCTTTTCCGGCGGACGGGGCGCGCCGTGGAACTCCCTAAAGACGCAGATCGTATTTCAGGCTTTTGGACCATCAAAGGCATGTCGCTCCACGAGCTTGGGCGACACGAAGATGCCATCGTTTGTTTCGACAAAGCAATCGAACTTGATCCTCACGATGTCGGCGCTTGGAATAGCAAAGGAATCGCGCATGTTGCGTTAGGTCGCATTCAAGAAGCCATGACTTGTTATGACGAAGCGCTTAGAACTGATCCGAAGTGCGCTGCGGCATGGAACAACAAGGGGAATGTCCTCAAAAAGCTCGGGCGCTACCAAGAGGCCCTCGCCTTCTATGCAAATGCGTTAGAGATTGATAGCCAGAGCCCGATAAGTTGGAAAAACGAGGGTAACATCCTTTGCGAACTCGAGCGCTACGAGGAGGCGCTTGGTTGCTTTGACAATTCCGTTCGGATCGACCCGCACAATGCCAGCGCGTGGACGGCTCGGGCCGCGGCCCTGAATGAGCTAGACCGACTCGAGGAGGCCAAAACCTGCCTAGCGAAGGCCGCAGAAATCGATCCTCAGATCCGAGACGATTGGAACAGGACCGATGCAGAAATCGATCCTCAGTGCCGAGACGATCGGAACAGGATTGCTGCGGAACGCGTCGATCGCGAGATGGCTCTCGTCACGTTCGAACCCGGAGCGGCTGCTTGGGCCGATCAGGGCATGACGCTGTTTCAGCCAGGTAAGTACGATGACGCCGTAACGTGCTTTGCCAAGGCCCTGGAGATCGATCCGCGATATGGGGCTGCGTGGCTCAACATGGGTGATGCCCTCCACAATTTGGGACGCTACGAGGAGGCCGTCAGATGCTATAGCCAAGTCCTTGGAATTGATCCGTTATCCGCATCTGCCTGGGATAGCAAGGCCATCGCACTCGGATTTCTCGGGCGCTTCGAGGAGGCCCTCGCATGTTGTAACCGAACCCTCGAAATCGAGCCGTCATTTACTGGTGCTTGGGGCCACAAGGGTCAGCTGCTCGGAATCCTCGGTCGCTACGGCGAGGCCATAGAATCCTCAACTAGAGGCTTGGAATTGAACCCACAAGATGTCATTTGCTGGAAAAATACCGGAATGGCTCTGGATGCTCTAGGTCGACATGACGAAGCCATCGGCTGCTACACGGAGATCCTGGAGATCGATCCGCAAGACCATCATGTTTGGGTTTACAGGGGCAAAGCTTTGGCCGAGGTGAGTCGGTTCGACGAGGCTATGAAGTGTTTTGACAAAGCGTTGGAAATCGATCCGGAGTTCATCGACGCTTTGGAAAAC
- a CDS encoding DUF932 domain-containing protein, whose protein sequence is MDQTSQLIAHAGARKLSREELKALPTPEPTATHRPVPHFEIVEALAETLSFRHIGVVRDEYAVSSDGMKMFGVLDLETSFDGCRFSIGVRNANDKSMRLALTVGYRVFVCDNMAFHGDFTPVLAKHSKHFSLVDALSVGVDRMQRNFEPMRRQIEAWKSLQLPETEAKLLIYRAFIEEKLDAPKHLARKVHDLYFNPSLEDFAPRTMWSLSNAFTSAFKELDPIPQFKATAKLGAFLSGIA, encoded by the coding sequence ATGGACCAAACCTCTCAGCTCATCGCCCACGCGGGCGCGCGCAAGCTTTCGCGCGAAGAATTGAAAGCCCTGCCCACCCCGGAACCGACAGCCACCCACCGCCCCGTGCCGCACTTCGAAATCGTGGAAGCCTTGGCTGAAACCCTGAGCTTCCGCCACATTGGGGTCGTCCGGGACGAATACGCCGTCTCCAGCGACGGCATGAAGATGTTCGGCGTGCTGGACCTTGAAACCAGCTTCGATGGCTGCCGGTTCTCGATCGGTGTCCGCAACGCCAACGACAAGTCCATGCGCCTGGCGCTCACGGTCGGCTACCGCGTCTTTGTCTGCGACAACATGGCCTTCCACGGCGACTTCACGCCCGTGCTCGCCAAGCACTCGAAGCACTTCAGCCTGGTGGACGCCCTTTCGGTCGGCGTCGACCGGATGCAGCGCAACTTCGAGCCCATGCGACGGCAGATCGAAGCCTGGAAAAGCCTCCAACTTCCGGAGACCGAGGCCAAACTCCTCATCTACCGGGCGTTCATCGAAGAGAAACTCGACGCGCCCAAGCACCTGGCCCGGAAAGTCCACGACCTCTACTTCAATCCGTCCTTGGAGGACTTCGCCCCGCGCACCATGTGGAGCCTCTCAAACGCCTTTACGTCCGCCTTCAAGGAGCTCGATCCCATCCCGCAGTTCAAGGCGACAGCGAAGTTGGGCGCCTTCCTTTCGGGGATCGCCTGA
- a CDS encoding ParB/RepB/Spo0J family partition protein: MSTTEVVVLPENRNTDHALAEEIPLGQIHPSKANPRRRKDEKALVELTANVKAHGVLQPILVRPRNESDYEIVCGERRWEASRAAKKPTIPARIVNLSDAEALEIGVIENVQRESVHELDEALGYQELMRQNPELYTVEVLASKIGRSPKYIYARLKLADLTPNLQAAFYAGKLTVGHANEIARLEPKYQEMALQECFPGRRTAKAILKDKDPRPISVRELRDWIEREIHLSLAQAPFDANDPNLVPAAGPCSTCPKRSGSNPLLFADSIKKADVCVDPECYSQKEAALVTLRLKELEAAGEKPVKVSDSFLYYGHKPQPGVLYRPDYNEAKAGECSTTTAAVVIKGNRTGTKLYVCTDKKCRTHAPHRTPLTTRQKAERKKQALALRVQQAYRRRLLEEVYKRVPSPLGRHELDLVAVSLFQQIGHDSQQRLVKFFGWDETKTKAANGGYSDYPKLASAKLDRMAAAEIGKFLMVCALAGELYFPTYCSGITLAKDSALAREVVHYKINTKGIVREVTEKLAKKTPKQESQSKRPLSRRLKRKPKDG, translated from the coding sequence ATGAGTACGACCGAAGTTGTTGTATTACCCGAAAACCGAAACACCGATCATGCCCTGGCCGAGGAAATCCCTCTCGGCCAGATCCATCCCTCGAAAGCGAATCCGCGGCGTCGGAAAGACGAGAAAGCCCTGGTTGAACTCACCGCAAACGTCAAAGCCCACGGCGTCCTGCAGCCGATTCTCGTCCGCCCTCGCAATGAGAGCGACTACGAGATCGTCTGCGGCGAGCGGCGCTGGGAAGCCTCGCGCGCGGCCAAAAAGCCCACCATCCCCGCCCGCATCGTGAACCTCAGCGATGCCGAAGCCTTGGAAATTGGCGTCATCGAGAATGTTCAGCGCGAAAGTGTGCACGAGCTCGATGAAGCCCTCGGCTATCAAGAACTCATGCGGCAGAATCCCGAGCTCTATACCGTAGAAGTCCTCGCCTCCAAAATTGGCCGGAGTCCGAAATACATATACGCTCGCCTGAAATTGGCCGACCTCACGCCCAACCTCCAGGCCGCTTTTTACGCAGGCAAGCTCACCGTGGGCCATGCGAACGAAATCGCCCGGTTGGAGCCTAAATATCAGGAGATGGCCTTGCAGGAATGCTTTCCGGGCCGTCGCACGGCGAAAGCCATCCTCAAGGACAAGGATCCGCGCCCCATCAGCGTTCGCGAACTCCGGGACTGGATCGAACGCGAAATCCATCTGAGCCTCGCGCAAGCGCCCTTCGACGCGAACGACCCGAACCTGGTTCCCGCCGCCGGGCCTTGCTCGACTTGCCCCAAGCGGTCCGGGTCGAATCCGTTGCTTTTTGCGGACAGCATTAAGAAGGCCGATGTATGCGTTGATCCTGAGTGCTATAGCCAGAAAGAGGCAGCGCTCGTCACGCTCCGCCTCAAGGAACTGGAAGCGGCGGGCGAGAAGCCGGTCAAGGTTTCTGACTCGTTCCTCTATTACGGCCACAAGCCCCAGCCCGGCGTCCTTTACCGGCCCGACTACAACGAAGCGAAGGCAGGGGAATGCTCGACCACTACCGCTGCCGTCGTCATTAAAGGGAACCGCACCGGAACGAAGCTTTATGTCTGCACGGACAAGAAGTGCAGGACTCATGCGCCTCACCGGACGCCGCTCACCACGAGACAGAAGGCCGAGCGGAAGAAGCAAGCCTTGGCGCTTCGTGTCCAGCAAGCCTACCGCAGGCGGCTTTTAGAAGAGGTGTACAAGCGCGTGCCGAGCCCCTTGGGACGGCATGAACTGGATCTCGTGGCGGTGAGCCTGTTTCAGCAAATCGGCCACGACAGCCAGCAGCGCTTGGTCAAATTCTTCGGCTGGGATGAGACAAAGACCAAAGCCGCGAACGGCGGTTACTCGGACTATCCGAAACTCGCCAGCGCCAAGCTCGACCGGATGGCTGCGGCGGAAATCGGTAAGTTCCTGATGGTTTGCGCACTGGCCGGAGAACTGTACTTCCCGACGTACTGTTCCGGGATCACCTTGGCGAAAGACTCCGCACTTGCGAGAGAGGTCGTGCATTACAAGATCAACACCAAGGGGATTGTTCGCGAGGTGACGGAGAAACTTGCGAAGAAAACTCCAAAACAAGAAAGTCAATCCAAACGACCGCTGTCCCGAAGGCTCAAGCGGAAGCCAAAAGACGGCTAA
- a CDS encoding DEAD/DEAH box helicase, translated as MSTAYHAKYFAHELTKRCASNNPEKIAASLADAQVDLNPHQVEAALFAFRSPLSRGAVLADEVGLGKTIEAGILLSQRWAERKRHLLVIVPASLRKQWNQELADKFFLPSFILETRRLNEEIKQGNLNPFDRNGVVICSYQFARSKEAYIRQTPWDLIIIDEAHRLRNVYKPSNKIGNAIKAAAAPYPKVLLTATPLQNSILELYGLVSVIDDFTFGDLRSFKSQFSNLSTERDFEALRQRLKPICQRTLRRQVKEHIKFTNRIALVEEFVPSDAEQKLYHLVSDYLQRENLFALPRSQRKLMTLILRRLLASSTFAIAGTLEGLGNKLQVISNNQEQAAQVPQEVMESFEVFDEMADEWAEEDEEEIDAAKEEKSYSPDELRQLREELASLRQFAMLAKSILKNSKGERLLTALKRGFAETRKKGGSEKAIIFTESTRTQEYLRSILEETAYKGKIVLFNGSNNDAKSKEIYKNWLEKHAGTDRITGSRTADLRAALVDYFRDEASIMIATEAAAEGINLQFCSLVINYDLPWNPQRIEQRIGRCHRYGQRHDVVVVNFLNKKNAADQRVYQLLDEKFKLFSGVFGASDEVLGSIESGVDFEKRIADIYQECRTEEQIQFNFDQLQLEMEQQIDERIKITRQKLLENFDEEVHEKLRTSLRESNEVLGKYDSWLWRLTRYYLAPYAEFNDGGNAFTLIKNPFPEEHIHPGPYRSGRNVEDANLYRLGHPLAQRLISECKKLDLPLKDLTFRYSDSAKRISIVEPLVGQRGILRVLLLTVTAFESEDYLLLAGLCDDGAALDVDQCQRLFSLEAEETDPSEVPDGQQSVKLKEQLEGQRDAILAELGQRNSAYFEGELEKLEKWADDLKSGLELDLKELDAEIKTMKRSAKLEVALEAKLELHRKIKDLESNRSKKRRALFEAQDEIDNRKENLISDVETRLRQSVTTEDLFTIKWRVE; from the coding sequence ATGAGCACTGCATACCATGCGAAGTATTTCGCCCACGAACTAACTAAGCGATGTGCCTCAAACAACCCGGAAAAGATTGCCGCCTCGCTTGCCGACGCACAGGTTGACCTGAATCCCCACCAAGTAGAGGCGGCTCTGTTTGCATTCCGATCGCCGCTGTCGAGAGGGGCTGTACTCGCCGACGAAGTCGGTTTGGGCAAGACAATCGAGGCTGGCATCCTTCTCTCTCAAAGGTGGGCGGAGCGGAAACGCCACCTGCTGGTGATCGTTCCGGCAAGCCTGCGAAAGCAATGGAATCAGGAGCTGGCAGACAAGTTCTTTCTCCCCTCGTTTATTCTCGAAACAAGAAGACTCAATGAAGAGATCAAGCAAGGGAATCTTAACCCCTTTGATCGGAATGGAGTGGTTATCTGCTCGTACCAATTCGCCCGGTCCAAGGAAGCGTATATCCGGCAGACTCCGTGGGATTTGATCATTATTGACGAAGCTCACCGGCTGCGGAATGTCTACAAACCCTCAAATAAGATCGGCAACGCCATTAAGGCGGCGGCTGCTCCCTATCCGAAGGTCCTCCTGACAGCCACACCACTGCAGAACAGCATCCTTGAACTTTATGGCCTTGTGAGTGTCATTGATGACTTTACATTCGGCGATCTGAGAAGTTTCAAATCTCAATTCTCCAACCTGAGCACGGAGCGTGATTTTGAAGCGCTCAGGCAGCGCCTCAAGCCCATCTGCCAAAGAACTTTACGGCGGCAGGTAAAGGAACACATCAAGTTTACAAACCGGATTGCCTTGGTTGAGGAATTTGTTCCCAGCGATGCCGAACAGAAGCTTTACCACCTCGTTTCGGACTACCTGCAACGAGAGAATCTCTTCGCCCTTCCGCGAAGCCAGCGCAAGCTGATGACGCTGATTCTCCGGCGATTACTGGCCTCCTCAACCTTCGCCATCGCTGGAACACTCGAGGGCCTTGGGAACAAGCTACAGGTTATTTCCAATAACCAGGAGCAGGCGGCTCAAGTTCCGCAGGAAGTGATGGAGAGCTTCGAGGTATTCGATGAAATGGCGGATGAATGGGCGGAGGAAGACGAAGAAGAAATCGACGCCGCAAAAGAGGAAAAGAGCTATAGCCCGGATGAACTCCGCCAGTTGCGTGAAGAGCTGGCATCATTACGCCAATTCGCTATGCTTGCCAAGTCGATACTCAAGAATTCGAAGGGCGAAAGGCTCCTCACGGCGCTCAAGCGTGGGTTCGCCGAAACCAGGAAAAAGGGTGGGAGCGAAAAGGCGATTATCTTTACCGAATCAACCCGAACGCAGGAGTATCTCCGTTCGATCCTGGAAGAAACCGCCTATAAGGGCAAAATTGTTCTCTTCAACGGGTCTAACAATGACGCTAAATCCAAGGAAATTTATAAAAACTGGCTAGAAAAGCACGCCGGCACAGACCGGATTACGGGGTCTCGGACGGCGGATCTGCGTGCTGCCCTGGTCGATTACTTCCGCGACGAAGCCAGCATCATGATCGCTACCGAGGCCGCCGCCGAAGGCATCAACCTTCAGTTCTGTTCGCTGGTCATCAATTACGACCTTCCCTGGAACCCCCAGCGCATTGAACAACGCATCGGGCGCTGCCACCGTTACGGGCAGCGCCATGACGTTGTGGTAGTGAATTTCCTGAACAAGAAGAATGCGGCCGATCAGCGCGTCTATCAGCTTTTAGACGAAAAGTTCAAGCTCTTTAGCGGAGTGTTCGGAGCAAGTGACGAGGTGCTGGGAAGCATTGAATCCGGCGTTGATTTCGAAAAGCGCATTGCGGATATCTATCAAGAATGCCGAACGGAGGAACAAATCCAGTTCAATTTTGATCAGTTGCAGCTGGAGATGGAGCAACAGATCGATGAACGGATAAAGATTACGCGACAGAAACTCCTCGAAAACTTTGACGAAGAGGTCCACGAGAAACTTAGGACCAGTTTGCGGGAAAGCAACGAGGTCCTGGGCAAGTATGATTCCTGGCTATGGCGACTGACCCGTTACTATCTTGCTCCGTACGCGGAATTCAATGATGGCGGCAACGCATTCACGCTAATTAAGAATCCTTTCCCCGAGGAGCACATTCACCCCGGTCCATATCGCAGCGGCAGAAACGTTGAAGATGCGAACCTTTACAGGCTTGGCCATCCCCTGGCCCAGCGTCTGATATCTGAATGCAAGAAACTCGATCTCCCCCTCAAGGATCTCACTTTCCGATACTCCGACTCGGCGAAACGGATTTCGATTGTTGAGCCTCTTGTGGGTCAGCGTGGAATTCTTCGAGTTCTCTTGTTGACTGTAACGGCCTTCGAGAGTGAAGATTACCTCCTGCTTGCTGGTTTGTGTGATGACGGCGCCGCTTTGGATGTCGATCAGTGCCAGCGACTCTTTTCGTTAGAAGCTGAAGAAACAGACCCATCTGAAGTCCCCGATGGGCAGCAGTCGGTTAAATTAAAAGAGCAATTAGAAGGCCAACGGGATGCCATCCTTGCGGAGCTCGGACAAAGGAACTCGGCTTATTTTGAGGGCGAACTTGAAAAGCTGGAAAAATGGGCAGATGACCTGAAATCGGGGCTTGAGCTTGATTTGAAGGAATTGGATGCAGAAATCAAAACGATGAAGCGTAGTGCGAAGTTGGAAGTTGCACTGGAGGCCAAACTTGAACTCCATCGCAAGATTAAAGATCTGGAAAGCAACCGTTCTAAGAAGAGACGTGCCTTATTCGAGGCGCAAGATGAGATTGACAACCGCAAAGAGAACTTAATTTCCGACGTGGAAACGCGGTTGCGGCAGAGTGTGACAACCGAAGATCTCTTTACAATCAAATGGCGCGTTGAATAA
- a CDS encoding site-specific DNA-methyltransferase, translated as MVEKKQKLELTWIGKENRPRLEPRVLLEGPSKSYHAGTRVTDHDIFDNRLIHGDNLLALKSLEREFAGKIKCVFIDPPYNTGIAFEQYEDGLEHSIWLSLIRDRLELLRRLLAPEGSLWATLDDNEAHYFKVLGDEVFGRDCFIADIAWQKRDGPPNDRRIGSIHDHVLVWGREKLGNSKKTLAEEQFNLMPRTAKADAQYQVFREPDGPDERGPFRKIDTTANGKGGRFVESLFYAIVNPYTKEEVWPRKGTCWRHSREEMQRLQSERRLYWGAGGKATTPMRKLFKSEAKAGMTTPSIWTELALNQHASSEMEMLFGEKAFFETPKPEGLLARIIHIASNPNEWVLDSFAGSGTTGAVAHKMRRKWIMVELGEHCHTHIVPRLKQVVDGTDQGGVSKQQGWNGGGGFRYYRIAPSLLERDKFGNWVISKQFNAAMLAEAMCKLEAFTYAPSDTEYWMHGYSTERDFIYVTTQTLTREQLQKLSEDVGENRSLLVCCSAFRARDLSQFPNLTVKKIPKMVLNRCEWGKDDYSLEIRNLPPPPELFPEAESAAEPRDGKRSSSNGSMDLFAKATEREGGGK; from the coding sequence TTGGTAGAGAAAAAACAAAAGCTTGAGCTGACATGGATTGGAAAGGAAAACCGGCCACGGCTGGAGCCGCGAGTCCTACTGGAAGGCCCCTCCAAATCCTATCATGCCGGCACACGCGTAACCGACCATGACATCTTTGACAATCGGCTGATCCACGGTGACAACTTGCTCGCACTGAAGTCACTCGAACGTGAATTTGCAGGAAAGATTAAGTGCGTTTTCATTGATCCTCCCTACAACACAGGTATTGCATTCGAGCAGTATGAAGACGGCCTTGAGCATTCAATCTGGCTGAGTCTGATACGGGATCGGTTGGAATTACTGAGGAGGCTTCTTGCTCCAGAAGGTAGCCTATGGGCGACTCTCGACGACAATGAGGCTCACTATTTCAAGGTCTTGGGCGACGAGGTTTTTGGGCGAGACTGCTTTATTGCCGATATTGCGTGGCAGAAGCGAGACGGCCCGCCTAATGACAGGCGGATTGGCTCAATCCACGACCACGTACTAGTTTGGGGACGGGAAAAACTTGGGAATTCCAAGAAAACTCTTGCCGAGGAGCAATTCAACTTGATGCCTCGAACGGCGAAGGCCGATGCACAATATCAAGTGTTCAGGGAACCCGACGGCCCAGACGAACGTGGCCCTTTTCGGAAGATCGATACTACAGCAAACGGAAAGGGAGGGCGGTTCGTAGAAAGCCTCTTTTATGCAATTGTGAATCCCTACACAAAAGAAGAGGTCTGGCCTCGTAAAGGAACATGCTGGAGGCACAGCCGGGAGGAGATGCAGCGCCTCCAAAGTGAGAGAAGGCTCTATTGGGGTGCTGGCGGAAAAGCAACAACTCCGATGCGGAAGTTATTCAAGAGCGAGGCTAAGGCGGGAATGACAACACCGTCGATCTGGACTGAACTGGCATTGAATCAACACGCCAGTTCTGAAATGGAGATGCTGTTCGGAGAAAAAGCATTCTTCGAGACTCCGAAGCCCGAAGGATTGCTCGCTCGCATAATCCACATAGCTTCAAATCCCAATGAGTGGGTTTTAGATTCGTTTGCAGGCTCAGGAACAACCGGAGCAGTAGCTCACAAGATGCGACGTAAGTGGATCATGGTGGAGCTTGGAGAACACTGCCACACCCACATAGTTCCCCGTTTAAAGCAAGTGGTGGACGGAACCGATCAGGGCGGCGTAAGCAAACAACAAGGTTGGAATGGCGGAGGCGGTTTCCGCTATTATCGCATCGCGCCGTCACTACTAGAAAGGGATAAGTTCGGGAACTGGGTCATCAGCAAGCAGTTTAATGCGGCAATGCTTGCGGAAGCGATGTGCAAGCTGGAAGCTTTCACGTATGCGCCCAGTGATACGGAATATTGGATGCACGGCTATTCCACCGAGCGTGACTTCATATACGTCACCACCCAGACTCTCACCCGCGAACAGTTGCAGAAGCTGAGCGAGGATGTGGGCGAGAACCGATCTCTGCTCGTGTGCTGCTCCGCATTCCGGGCGCGCGACCTATCGCAGTTTCCAAATCTCACGGTGAAGAAGATCCCGAAGATGGTTTTGAACCGCTGCGAATGGGGCAAGGATGATTACAGTCTGGAAATCCGGAACCTGCCTCCTCCGCCGGAACTGTTCCCGGAGGCGGAATCTGCTGCCGAGCCCAGGGATGGCAAGAGATCAAGCAGCAACGGCTCAATGGACCTGTTTGCGAAGGCCACGGAAAGGGAGGGCGGCGGCAAGTGA